The following DNA comes from Miscanthus floridulus cultivar M001 chromosome 5, ASM1932011v1, whole genome shotgun sequence.
TCGCCACGTCCTCCCGGCCAGCAACATGCATCTAGTCGCAGCCGTACGTATGGGCACGGGCGCGTACGGTGTCCGTCCATCCGTCCTCCGCCGTGCAGCATCTGCCTCAACCACGACATCCACCATGAGCGCGCGGCTGAGCCACACACACGCATCGTCGACGCGCGTCCGGACCTCGCCGCCCCTCTCCTCAAAGGCAGCGGCCACGACGATGACGAGGCACCTCCGCTAGTAATCCCGATCTCGTCGAAGCACACCGCACCGCCACGGAAGAGGAGCCTCGCCCGCCGCGCTCTCGACGCGCTCCAGCGGCACCTGTACCTGGCACGGCCACGACGGGAGAGCACATCGAGCGCGCTGTTTCCCGGCGACAGGAGCATGACGCCCGTGATGTCCCTGAGGAGGTAGAAGAGGAGGAGCGGCCAGATGGAGCGGCTCCTACGCTGCCCCCCGACGGGTTCACGCGGACTTCATCCACATGCCGCTACCATGCGAGATGAGAGGAGCAAGGGTCTATTTTTAGGAGGAAAATGAATACGAGGgcttaaataaaaaatatttgccacACAAGCACGCCGCATCAGAAAAAAAATGTCCACGTGGTTAGCATAGGCCTAcggtgcaccacttaacaagtttaaggacccagaaatgcattttcaaagttcatgAGCCTATGTGACACACGCTTACAAGTTCGAGGGCTACTGTTGCATTTAACTCTTTAATAGTTATATTGTATTTGATTCTTGTGCTTGTTCTTTATCGATTTTAGAGAGCATTCTTCATAAAAATCTCATTGACATCTGAATTTTGGTAAATCTATTTGATACTGGGAATTTAAGGTTAGTATCTCAGAACTTAGATGCATATTCAGATATCTACTTGATTTTAAAGAAAAAATATACATTTAACTGACGATAAATTTTCTAAAAATAAGatatatattaataaatattttaataatcaaatatataaaaaaattcaaAGTGTAGATAAATAATTAGTACATATAAATGTTTATCAATAagtaaatatataaatatttacaTAAATATATCAAAACTAAAGAACTGAATTAAGTCCATTTTTGCCCCTCAACTCATGCCTTTGTCTAAATTTGTCACCTCAACTATCAAAACCGTTCAATTTTGACCATAGAGCTGATTTTGAGGGGTTTTCAGATGGCTCTTGGCTCAAAATTGAACAATTTTGATAGTTTAGATGCCAAAGTTAGACGATTTTGTAGTTAGAGGTCAAAATTAGACAAAGGTAAGAGTTGAAGGGTCACAAATGGACTTAATCCTGGTTATATACTTACATTACTTGTGGTGAAACATAGCCACCCAGAGtcaaaattttgactttttattgGTGTTCTTATAGTCATATTAGTGTTTGTGGGTGACTCGTTAATCTTAAGATATGCTAGATTAATTCAACCGTAGTTGATGGTAAGGGCCAATTTGGTAGCGCTATAGCTACTCCACTCGGAGCATTACCAAATGGCAAAATTTCTTCTAGCTCCACAACCTGATCCAGCAAATAACTCGAGCTCCCCGTGTTTTGTACTAGAGTGAATAGAAAATTGCTTGCTCCCCACCGCTCTCTCCACAATTGTCCTCGCACGGCCTTCTCGCCAGAGGTCATGCCCTTCCGCCGCTAGCGTCGACGTCTCGATGCGCTACCAAACGATTGAGATGCACAACAAATGGAGCTATAGCAGGAACCGAGTGGAGTGGGTTGAGAGTCCTACCAAACTGGCCCTAAGGTCATCACGAAGTTCACGTACCAACTATTTAAACATTAATCTTTCAACTCCCACCTTAGAAATTGTTCACGTTTGAACTTAACTAAAATTTAGAGGTTTTCATAACAGGGTGAcatgacaaaaaaaataaaatttataaatGAAACTTAAATTTTGTGAATTGCCCTGATTAACATTATCTAATTGAAGTAAGGAATAAGAGGACTGTAAAAATAGCTAGTGCATAGAGCTAAACTAACGCAAATCACCGAGTTGATGAAACAAAACTCGGCACCAAATTGATTTTGGCTTTGAATAATCCTATGTGCGAATGAAATTCCTCAAAACGATGAAGTTACAAATTACCTAAAAAATCGTGTCCCAATTTGGCAAACTAGTATATATTGCTTTTAAACAACTATATACAGGCATATGCAAGTATTAGAAAATAAGTTTGGTCCAGATGATATTAAATTTTAATTGGTACACAACAAAGTATCTATCTTATTTTTAGATATAAGTTATACCTTATTTGTGATATTTAAATATTGAAGTTAAATATGTGACAAAAATAATATAGTCAAGGTGTATACGCTCTATAGTGCAAGTGAAAAATATTTGAAAACGTTCTTGCTGGAGTGAGGTTTTTATCGTGTTAAAAACATTATTGCTCTATAGCGATGAGTACATATATAAACTTAATTATATGTCCAAAAGTTTTTGCGCCTCAAAAGAAAGTGAAAATTCAACGACAGCAAGTGAAACCTGACGCATGAATATCGGTAGTCTTTTTTTAAGAGAAGAGGATCGGAGTTGCTCGAACGGTGATAAAATAGAATCCACAAGTCATCAAAGGGCACAGCGATGCACGTACGGCTAGAAACAGATAAGTGCATCCAAACTAGGACATGAACGAAGGGAACGAACAAATGAAAGTCTTAATCGCGCGAGCGCTTCATCGGGCTTGAAGTTGAACCCTTGCCTTTCTTTTTCTTCGATGGGGCTTTTGTGGATTTCTTCCTGAGGAAGACGTCTATGAGCATGGCCTAGGACAGAGTAATAGCCTTCAGTTTCCTCTTCTTGTTTGACGGTGCAGCGACAGCCTGCACCCGCCTTCTGCTCTTCTTCCTGAGGAAGACGTCAGTAAGCACGGCCTTGGACTGCAGCGACGCTCTCAGcatctccaaaccctgaacaacACCAGCACTATCAGTCCTCGTGGTCAGTGGATGTGCATAGCACATATATATGAATATGAAGAGCAGGGCAGAGATGATTACCTCGGCGTACCCTACCCGAACTGTCGTCTCCTGGAGCGAGCTGATATCCGTGACACCCAAGGCGTTGAGGAGAGTGATGCAAGAGACGGTGGACAGAGGCGCTACCTTGAGGTCGTCCATGACCGTGTACGTCACGACCTCCTTCACAAACCCCAGGCCTACAGGATCAGAGAAACCCACGACCTCTATGGGCACGTCCATCTCGCCGTGGCAGAGACGACATGGCGCGCTCCTCGCCACGGTCACGTAGTTGTAGCAGTTGCCGTCGCCTCCCTTGTTGCACTGGAAGACTTCAAGCGCTGGCGCTTGCAGCTGGAGGAGCCGCGTTCCGCTCCCGTACCCACCGGGCGGCGAGAGCAGCGCGTTCTTGGCCTCGGCGGAGCGGAGGTAGGCCGAGTCCATCTCCTCGACGCTGCCGTAGAGGTTGCCGATGCAGCCGACCATCGCGTCCTTGCTCAGCATCTTGACGACCGCGCCGAGGGGCAAAGTGAGGAGGGAGAAGAGAAAGTCCACCACGTCCTTGCCGGCCTCGGCGTAGAGCACGCGCCCGGCCTTGGTGTTCACCAGCAGCTTCATGCTTAGGgcccgtttggtagggctccgGCTCCAATCAAAATAGCTTCAGTTGTGGCTTCATCAGAGGAGCAGATTCACTTAAGGAGCTAAAGCAGTTTTTTGAACCGTTTGGCAAAAGAGCTTCGTCCGGCAGTCCAAATGAATGAAATGTCCATAATAcccttttttcattttttttttcttttcatttttcttttctttcccaaCCTTATTTGCTCTCCGCTCAAGGCCTCAAGCGAACGAACCGCATCTTCAACCTTATCTCCTCCCTCCACAGCCGCATACGCCATCTACGCCCACGCCGGCTCCGCCCTCCATGCCGGCATCTCTGCTCGTCCCTCCACGACCATCCATCCTCATGCCATCTCCGCTCGTCCCTGCGGCCGCCTCCGCCTACGTCCCTCGTCGCGCGGCCGCGCCGTCGTCCCTTCCTGCCTCGACCGTGCCCGCGCCCTCCGCAAGGTCAAAGGCGACCATGGCCGCATGTGGGGGCCACCGGTGCGAGTCGAATCCGGTGGGAGCTAGTATTTTTGgctcctcttctctctcctcgATCGTCTCAATGCGATTTCAGGAGCTCCTAGTGAGGAGCCATTCCGTTTTTTGGCGTTTGGCTGAGGGAGCCGCAAAAGAGCTCCAGGATCCGGTAGAGAATCCCTACCAAACGGCCCCTTAGTGTGCTGCTCCTAGCATTTCGGCCAGTTGTTGGGGCCATCCTTGGGACCGAGGCCGGTGCTATGGACTATGGAGCGTACTTGCAGCTTGCAAGCGGAAGTGTATGGCAGGTGTAGCACCGCGTGAGAACTGTACTGTATGTATATGTATAGTCTGAGAAGGGAGCGCTGCAGCCTGTGAAACATTTTCACGGGAGCGTTCACCGGAAACATGATTACTTTCTTTCTTCACTGTGAAACATGACTGCTTTGCTTGCAGTCCCAATGCTTTGCGCATGCGGCAGCTAGTCTTGGTTGCCTCTTGGATCTAGTACTAGTAGTAATACTAGCTACTAGCTACTAGTACCAATACGCATGCGATTGAATCCAACCCATAGTTCCTCCTACCCTATGGAATAAATTCTTGCACCGCTCAATCCGTTAAACGATCGATGTAAAACAATTACTCCTCTGTCCTCGAATAAATCTATTTTAGAGTTGTCTTAAATATAACTTTTAACAACCAAATCTTCTACCACATAAAAAATAACGAAGAGTATCGTCTGCATCTCCCCACCCCCGGCAAAAAAAAAACGTTTTCCCCCGGCCCCCGGCAAAAAAAAACGTTTTCCCCGAGCAAAAAACTCCAGCAAAAAAAAGCAACCCCCCGCGCGCAAAAAACAAAGGTCCGCCCCGcacagcaaaaaaaaaagtttcctTCCGACCAAAAAAAAGTCCGCCCCTTTCCTCCTGGCAAAAAAAAACATCCACCCCAAAAAGAAAAACGTTTCCccgagaaaaaaaaacaattactCCTCTGTCCTCGAATAAATCTATTTTAGAGTTGTCTTAAATATAACTTTTAACAACCAAATCTACTACCACATAAAAAATAAAACACATTTAAAAATAAACCAAAAAATGAGAGGAATAAATTCTCTCCGTGCGAAAATAAATCAATCTCATAAAACAATCAAATAAAACAGTTTTATTAAGATATAAGAAGTTTATCTAAAGTAGACATatgtgaaggaccggaaacggcgaccagagggggggtgaatgggagtctcaaatttctttcgaaatcttcgaccactatCCCAACATCAattcccaaaaagcatacacgaaagacttgatgatcacgaccctagagaagggtggatgctccctcagaacacagcaggtcaccacagagcaaacggaacacagatcgaagcccaaacgagcaaactcccaaaagaaaacagcactgctcctgcaaatatcggacacgtccggtatgatctcggacacgtccggtattttcagcagcaagctgaccaaaagagaaaaatccaaaaccccatcaaatggtgtccaaaaatcatgaaattttaaccataactctttagacaccaagggaaggtctccaccaaatttcagctcaaaactccaaagtgagaaatatcggacacgtcctagatcatatcggacatgtccggtatgaacgagcagtttctcgggaaaaatcaaatcaagccataacttaatcaaatcaactccaaatgacttgaaactttgcacaagggttcacaagcgagtagaaaggcaacctctaaaggatcatggcccgaaacaaactctaactccgtgaatcgaaggaattgaagaatccccaaaaaataggtcaagaacttaaattgctcggatctgcgatctcgtgaggaattagtggatttccttcggtggaaagcttctactcatgtcattgattgatccaaggcaacaagaacgaaccaaaaccatcccaaaacgaaaaaacgagaggggaaacaagaggggacaaaaggagctcgtgaagaacaccaaaatcacatcaagaacacaactaaatcatgaatcccggagggcatacggtggttacggccaccgattccttcaaaaccaagtcataatttgagttgtggacctctctcatacatggaagcaaactagaggaagaaaccctaaaggagaaaataaaAACCGGAGGAGGTGaggggagatgggggctccctcatcctatttaatagggctattacacattcccagttttgcccctgaatacaaatgagttgaaccactAAGCCCAAGGgtgttgttgtccaacccggtgtaatcttgatccgacggccaccgcgccttctcattggtagcttcgcctcgacgcgaactctccgatgccgccacgtgtcgttcgtccctcctcggaacctccgcccgggttttgaggcccaaacccataaaccgtccatccgatggttttgaggtccaaaccatcaaaccgtccgcgagtagcgtactccatacgcatcCCCCGCCATctgacgcgtgtcaccgccgtcctcgaccggccagcccgccaagtcctcctgagcctcgctcgactcacgcgtccgccgtcttgacccggtcaacaccgtcactccatgtcttcttgcacttgtcgatgtcccaagtgtcagccaccacggctagtcacccggcctctgggtccctcggtccaagcctcatgtccgtccttcaccgctcccagtctgtcggcacggcacgtcctccttgaccttcacctcactgtcgaccaccgcatctgagctccacacctacacaacacaagccaaaagacatgtcgcacacatagctttcgccatggtagggttagtcaccactcaacctacttcgtggatcacattgacaatcactcatcacaaaacgaacacacaagggtacttgtcaaccttgtgttcgcaatctcccccttgatgagtgcattatcaacaccaatacacgaacagcttgagcaaaagaaaaagaaaaagaagagaaaagaaagaactcacccaaatgaccaaaagccgaAGAAAAGCCAAGAACTGGGTCATTTGAAAGTGAGcaaaaacttggtccccaaagacatgggcaacggctcgacgcaaccaagtaaaacaaaactagccctcaagaagaggcaacgggctcaacgccactagcaaagctcgaaaagccaaaaaactgctagaccctccagaagaggcaaaggctcaatacatctagcaaaacacctcaaatgcaactccccctgaacaagtgcaatctctctcaaatgaatgcatatctctcaaatgaatgcatatctcttaactttaggtgacattgtgagtgtggaaacttctcccccttgttgacatatgcacttatcaagctagagcccaagaATTGCAACTCTCCCTCAAAACAAGCTAGGAATGCAGAAATAcgcgaatgcagaagcttcaagattatagcaaGTAGATTGAAAGAATGCTCTAgtggatgctgtcatgtatatatagcaacacatacaagtgctagcaaatgctcaaggtgaccaaatgaaacgaaatatggcatttaagcaagtttaatcaagtttgagcaattttaaaagagggttcaccaccaaaggagcacatagcaaaaatagacaggagatcgaccttgtgctacacatgtatgcaaagtgaactaccccaaacaaagttcacacatcatgtcatgagacaaacttgtggtttgatcaaattttagacaccaattgaaatttatcagagttatgcagcttattaccaaagtttgtcagacaagtgtgtgcgggaggttatctgtgccatcaaaacctgacttagcgaccatgtcaagcctatgccaaaggcaatcagaagcttaagacaatgatctcggtatccattacagagctcaagttcaccaatgagtgcaatttggagctgtctcgatactctgacataggatagtacagacccatcccgatcttttcaaatcacttagtttgattttcaagtttttGCACAAATtaaagtttctcaagcaagtgtgtaactcaaggtatgagccgtagcaactaagcatatatatgaagcaagtaaaagatctcgacacattctacacatgctagtgccacaagtagtggtgaacacatttcatgtttcaataagttttaatcaagttcacagtttggaaaacaagcttagctcataacatgcatcaattgatcaagaggagcctaagccaaaagcacatcatgtatatccataacatccccaacaagagcatagtgtcaatctagctactataaggatgaagctcaggatgcaatatgatacatgatgatatgatatgcaagtatgatataaaaacaaaaacaaaggctaaactacaaagaaaagcaaaactagaatacaacaaccaaagtttccctcctctaaaaagggaaacaaactccaagctcccctcgcaagcgagcaaactgggcttggtcaagtggtttggtgaagatatctgcgagctggttttgggtatcaatgtggtgtagatcgatatcacctttctcatagtggtcacgcaagaagtgaaagcgaacttctatgtgctttgtctttgagtgaaggactaggtttttggctacacttatggcactggtgctgtcacaaaacaaaggtactcgcctaaactctaacccaaagtctctcagagtagctatcatccaaagcaactgggaacaacaagcagcagcaacaacatactctgcttctgtggtggattgggcaaCGCTAGACTGCTTgtgagaagaccaagacacaagagaagatccaagaaactgacaagtcctcgaagtggacttcctctcaacacgacaaccagcataatccgcatcagaatacccgcaaagagaaagagaggaggaggctgaaaaccaaagaccaaactcgggtgtgaaacgaaggtacctgaggatccgcttgatggcttgatgATGAGACGTGTGCGGCGAAGACTAAAAGcgcgcgcacaagcagactgcgaACTGGATGTCCGGTCTCATCGTCGTTAGATACAGCAGGGACCCAATCATGCTTtggtattccttctggtccacgccttctccctccttgtcctcatctagGGCCATCGTGGTTGACATaggcgtcgaaagaggcttggcctcacccatatcaaatttcttgagcacgtccttggtgtacttgccttggtgcacgaacgtcccctcacgagtttgcttgatttgcagcccgaggaagaaagtcaattcacccatcatgctcatctcaaattccctgctcatagtatctgaaaacttggcaacaagagcatgagaagagccaccaaagattatatcatccatgtatatctgaaccaaaaggatgtctatgccttgcttgaggaggaacaaagtcttatctatGGAACCCATtctaaaacccttatcaagcaacAAAAGCTTTCAAACGCTCATACTAGGCTCTCGGGGCttatttcaaaccatacaaggctttgtggagtttaaaaacatggttgaggtactttggattttcaaagccagggggttgcctcacataaacctcttcctctatgtacccattcaagaaggcactctttacatccatctgatatagcTTGAACCCTTTTGAAGCtacaaatgctaaaagaatcctaatggcttctagatgggcaacaggagcaaaggtttcttcatagtctattccctctttttggcaaaaaccctgagccactaatctcgccttatttctcaccaccaccccatcctcactctgcttgttcttataaacccactttgtacctatggggtggcactctggtggaggtggaactaaaacccacacttggttccgctcaaagttctctaactcctcgtgcatagcattaacccaatcggcattagatagtgcgtgtccaatatctcgaggctcaaaagaagctacgaaagcagaatgagcgaaatgggaaatatgataagacttggaacaCGTTACTCTTTtgtcgatgtcgccgatcatggtctgaggaggatggcgtcgctggatatgtcgaggtgcacccaaagacgaagtcgcctccccctcatccacagctggggcctcctTAGTCGATTGAGGAAGTGGCCcgcacggaccccatgaagtagaggtggagggctcggggccgtgAGCTGAAGTGGTTgaagctggctcgatcggggtagctggttgagatggcttgggatcatcccaatcgatgtcatcgtcatcctcaatgaaaatgttgtcacccatctcttcatcacctgcacgttcaaagatagaaatagaagagggcatggtttcgtcgaaggtgacttcacaagtctccacgacacggttagtctcaagattaagcacacggtacgcatgtgaatgagaagcgtaaccgaggaatataccgtccgaagatctagattcaaacttgtcaagattaccttgcttaagaatgaagcacctgcaaccgaagactcgaaaatgactcaccttgggtggatgcccaaaccgcaactcgtaggatgtcttctttaagaaagcacgaagaaaaatgcggtttgaaacatggcaggcggtgttgatggcttcggcccagtaacgcctaggagtcctatgctcatcgagcatcgtcctagccatttcaaccaaagtctgatttttgcgctcaacaacaccattctgctgaggaacatagggcgaagaaaactg
Coding sequences within:
- the LOC136454291 gene encoding uncharacterized protein, producing the protein MKLLVNTKAGRVLYAEAGKDVVDFLFSLLTLPLGAVVKMLSKDAMVGCIGNLYGSVEEMDSAYLRSAEAKNALLSPPGGYGSGTRLLQLQAPALEVFQCNKGGDGNCYNYVTVARSAPCRLCHGEMDVPIEVVGFSDPVGLGFVKEVVTYTVMDDLKVAPLSTVSCITLLNALGVTDISSLQETTVRVGYAEGLEMLRASLQSKAVLTDVFLRKKSRRRVQAVAAPSNKKRKLKAITLS